One genomic segment of Anguilla anguilla isolate fAngAng1 chromosome 2, fAngAng1.pri, whole genome shotgun sequence includes these proteins:
- the erbb2 gene encoding receptor tyrosine-protein kinase erbB-2, which translates to METARSLLFLGAVLVGVESVLGREVCLGTDMKLALPSSLENHYEMLRLLYSGCQVVHGNLEITHLQGAPDLSFLQGIVEVQGYVLIAHVSLTAVPLDSLRIIRGSQLYNSSYALAVVGNTGLSQLRMRSLTEILLGGVYIWENPHLCFPDPEKILWNDTLDEQNTQRHLLLQKRAPSCKACASECGSRGCWGPTNEDCQTLTHNCASGCLRCKGPLPNDCCHKQCAAGCTGPKDTDCLACRHFNDSGQCKDNCPLPNIYNSATYQSRPNKDKKFSFGATCVKECPHNYLAMEVACTMVCPKANQEVIVIQPNGQETQKCEKCDGDCPKVCYGLGMGNLQGVLAVNSSNIDLFSGCKKIFGSLAFLPETFVGDPATNTSALDPSKLDVFKSLREITGYVYIEAWPSNWTDLSVFENLEVIRGRMLYRGVFSLGLQSLEIESLGLRSLRSVSGGLVLVHGNPRLCYIKSLPWSTLLYPAQGLHLIGTDNRSPQECDAEGRVCHAQCANESCWGPGQSQCVSCVKYQRGTECVEECNVMQGSEREYIDGSRCVSCHPECRPMNGSASCDGPGAHQCRECLHFQDGEVCVPRCPSGVKEEHHTIWKYANATGHCQLCGTNCTHSCTLMDEKGCPLDQKTGPATSIAAAVGGVMLFLILVALLVFYLRRQRHLRRKETMRRILQEHELVEPLTPSGAMPNQAQMRILKETELKKLRVLGSGAFGTVYKGVWAPDGENVKIPVAIKVLRENTSPKANKEILDEAYVMAGVASPYVCRLLGICLTSTVQLVTQLMPYGCLLDYVRENKGRIGSQSLLNWCVQIAKGMSYLEDVRLVHRDLAARNVLVKNPNHVKITDFGLARLLDIDETEYHADGGKVPIKWMALESILHRKFTHQSDVWSYGVTVWELMTFGLKPYDTIPAREIPELLEGGERLSQPFTCTIDVYMIMVKCWMIDPDSRPRFRELVTEFTAMARDPPRYVVIQNDEQMSVSNHVDSRFFRMLLEEDGAGVGELLDAEEYLVPQPGFFRPQGEGPGNGPSRHHSHRSADQVLDGETSAGGRSMYASVSTLGRSQYPTLPIGASGNGPWVPQYPALARSISHRSAGGQSDSVFLDAGTEGPGPPSSPGRYCEDPTLANGNDSDLETDGPAPPLPHTLPRGARTQPEYVNQGVPDGRTGMADRPSTLPRKVSGSVRRLPNGLGPGSSVENPEYLVPMSSISPAFDNPYYLDLGGKAGAGGGGTEQGEPPVARLANGFITPTAENPEYLGLADTWSGQREHS; encoded by the exons TGTGCCTAGGCACGGACATGAAGCTGGCACTACCGTCCAGCCTGGAAAACCACTATGAGATGCTCCGGCTGCTCTACAGCGGATGCCAGGTGGTGCATGGCAATCTGGAAATTACACACCTACAGGGGGCACCAGACCTTAGCTTCCTCCAG GGGATTGTGGAGGTGCAGGGCTATGTCCTCATTGCCCACGTGTCCTTGACCGCAGTGCCCCTGGACAGCCTGCGCATCATCAGGGGCAGTCAGCTGTACAACTCCAGCTACGCCCTGGCCGTGGTGGGCAACACCGGACTGAGCCAGCTGCGCATGAGGAGCCTGACCG AGATCCTGCTGGGCGGGGTGTACATTTGGGAGAACCCCCACCTGTGCTTCCCAGACCCTGAGAAGATCCTGTGGAATGATACCCTGGATGAACAGAACACCCAGAGACACCTGCTCCTGCAGAAGAGAGCGCCAAGCT gcaaAGCCTGCGCCTCTGAATGTGGGTCCCGAGGCTGCTGGGGCCCGACCAATGAGGACTGTCAGACCT TGACCCATAACTGCGCCTCTGGGTGCCTGCGCTGTAAGGGCCCGCTGCCCAACGACTGCTGCCACAAGCAGTGTGCAGCTGGCTGCACTGGGCCCAAGGACACCGACTGTCTG GCCTGTCGTCACTTCAATGACAGTGGACAATGCAAGGACAACTGCCCACTGCCTAACATCTATAACTCTGCAACCTACCAGTCCAGACCGAACAAGGACAAAAAGTTTAGCTTCGGTGCCACCTGTGTGAAGGAATGCCCAC ATAACTACTTGGCCATGGAGGTGGCCTGCACCATGGTGTGCCCCAAAGCCAACCAAGAGGTCATCGTCATCCAGCCTAATGGCCAGGAGACCCAGAAGTGTGAGAAGTGTGATGGAGATTGTCCCaaag TGTGTTATGGTTTAGGGATGGGTAATCTGCAAGGTGTTCTTGCAGTCAACTCCTCAAATATCGACCTCTTCTCTGGCTGCAAGAAGATCTTTGGAAGCCTGGCGTTCCTCCCTGAGACCTTCGTGGG AGATCCAGCCACCAACACCTCAGCGCTGGATCCCAGCAAGCTCGATGTGTTTAAAAGCCTGCGTGAAATAACCG GGTATGTGTACATAGAGGCTTGGCCAAGTAACTGGACTGACCTGAGCGTGTTTGAGAACCTGGAGGTGATCAGGGGAAGAATGCTGTACAG GGGTGTGTTCTCTCTGGGCCTGCAGTCGCTGGAGATCGAGTCTCTGGGCCTGCGCTCCTTGCGCAGCGTGAGCGGGGGCCTGGTGCTTGTGCACGGCAACCCCCGCCTCTGCTACATCAAATCGCTGCCCTGGAGCACGCTCCTGTACCCTGCCCAGGGCCTACACCTCATTGGCACCGATAACCGCAGCCCGCAGGAGTGTG ATGCAGAGGGGCGTGTCTGTCACGCCCAGTGTGCGAATGAGAGCTGCTGGGGACCTGGCCAGAGCCAGTGCGTGTCCTGTGTGAAGTACCAGCGAGGGACAGAATGTGTGGAGGAGTGCAACGTTATgcaggg GTCTGAGCGGGAGTACATCGATGGATCTCGCTGCGTCTCCTGCCACCCTGAGTGCCGCCCAATGAATGGCTCAGCATCCTGCGACGGCCCG ggggcgcaccAGTGCAGGGAGTGCCTTCATTTCCAGGACGGAGAGGTGTGCGTCCCACGCTGCCCCAGCGGCGTGAAGGAGGAGCACCACACCATCTGGAAATATGCCAATGCCACAGGGCACTGCCAGCTCTGTGGCACCAACTGTACACACTC GTGCACTCTGATGGATGAGAAGGGCTGTCCTCTTGACCAGAAGACAGG GCCGGCGACCTCTATTGCAGCGGCGGTGGGCGGAGTCATGCTCTTCCTCATTCTGGTGGCACTGCTGGTGTTCTACCTGCGCAGACAGAGACACCTGAGGAGGAAGGAGACTATGAGGAGGATCCTGCAGGAGCACGAG CTGGTGGAGCCGCTTACGCCCAGCGGTGCCATGCCCAACCAGGCCCAAATGCGCATCCTGAAGGAGACCGAGCTGAAGAAGCTGCGGGTGCTTGGCTCCGGGGCCTTCGGAACCGTGTACAAG GGTGTGTGGGCACCTGATGGGGAGAATGTGAAGATCCCGGTGGCCATCAAGGTGTTGCGAGAGAACACCTCACCCAAGGCCAACAAGGAGATCCTGGAT GAAGCCTATGTAATGGCAGGTGTGGCCAGTCCCTATGTGTGCCGGCTCCTGGGCATCTGCCTGACCTCCACAGTGCAGCTGGTCACTCAGCTTATGCCCTATGGCTGCCTGCTGGACTACGTGCGTGAGAACAAGGGGCGCATCGGCTCCCAGTCCCTGCTCAACTGGTGCGTGCAGATCGCCAAG GGGATGAGCTATCTGGAGGATGTGCGGCTTGTTCACCGGGACCTGGCAGCTCGCAATGTCTTGGTGAAGAACCCCAACCACGTCAAGATCACGGACTTTGGCCTCGCACGGTTGCTGGACATCGATGAGACCGAGTACCATGCCGATGGGGGCAAG GTGCCCATTAAGTGGATGGCTCTGGAGTCAATTCTTCACAGGAAGTTTACACATCAGAGTGATGTCTGGAGTTATG GCGTGACAGTGTGGGAGCTGATGACGTTCGGGCTCAAACCCTACGACACAATCCCAGCCCGGGAAATTCCAGAACTCCTTGAAGGAGGCGAGAGGCTGTCTCAGCCATTCACCTGCACCATTGATGTCTACATGATTATGGTCAAGT GCTGGATGATTGATCCTGACAGCCGGCCAAGGTTCCGCGAGCTGGTGACGGAGTTCACCGCCATGGCCAGAGACCCGCCCCGATACGTGGTGATCCAG AACGACGAGCAGATGAGCGTGTCCAATCACGTGGACAGCCGCTTCTTCCGCATGCTGCTGGAGGAAGACGGGGCCGGCGTGGGCGAGCTGCTGGACGCCGAGGAGTACCTGGTGCCCCAGCCGGGCTTCTTCAGGCCGCAGGGGGAGGGACCCGGGAACGGCCCGTCCAGACACCACTCGCACAGG AGTGCAGATCAGGTCCTGGATGGTGAGACCTCGGCAGGGGGGAGGAGCATGTACGCATCAGTCAGCACCCTGGGGCGGAGTCAGTACCCCACTCTGCCCATAGGAGCGTCTGGGAACGGCCCGTGGGTGCCCCAGTACCCTGCCCTGGCCCGCAGCATATCCCACCGCTCGGCTGGGGGCCAGTCGGACTCCGTGTTCCTGGATGCGGGGACAGAGGGCCCTGGCCCTCCCAGCAGTCCGGGCCGATATTGCGAGGATCCCACACTGGCCAATGGGAACGACAGCGACCTGGAGACTGACGGGCCGGCTCCGCCACTTCCACACACCCTCCCGAGGGGAGCGCGTACGCAGCCTG AGTACGTAAACCAGGGGGTTCCAGACGGCAGAACCGGGATGGCAGACCGTCCCAGCACCCTGCCTCGAAAGGTGTCTGGGAGTGTGCGGCGCCTACCCAACGGTTTGGGGCCGGGAAGTAGCGTGGAGAACCCAGAGTACTTGGTCCCGATGAGCAGCATATCGCCTGCCTTCGATAACCCATACTACCTGGACCTGGGGGGCAAGGCTggtgcagggggcggggggacagaGCAGGGGGAACCGCCCGTCGCAAGGCTGGCCAATGGCTTCATCACACCCACGGCTGAGAACCCAGAATACCTGGGGCTGGCGGACACCTGGAGTGGACAGAGAGAACACTCTTGA